One Companilactobacillus farciminis KCTC 3681 = DSM 20184 genomic window, AAATCCAGTTTGTACTAACTGTTGTTGAACCGCCACGACGAAAACATTTGCGACCATATTAAAGACAAAGACGCTTTGTTCAGCACTGGAAATGTCATCGTTAGCAAATTTAGGCAACTTCCCGGTAATTTGTAAGTAACTGACCATGATTCGCATCAAACAAACCAAAATTATCATTAAGCTGACTAATCCAGCATTAGATAATAACGAATACACGAAACCATCAGCCGTATCGGAAAATGATTTTTCTTCTCGAATATATTTTCTAATCATTAAAAATAGCGTAATTAATCCAACGACAAAAAAGGCTATTACGATTGGCATATCCAATCCTTTGCTATTTGCCGCATTATTTTTCAACATCAATGTTACGATGGAAAATGCTATCCATATTAAATATCTGACAAAATCTGTTCCTGGAGATTCTCCTACTCGCATAATAACTTCTTCCAATCAATAATTTTACTTTGTCATTATATCATACGCCAATACTTCATTTTCTTCCTGTTTTCAACTATTATTAGTAGAGTATTTGGGTTTGACGCTAAATTGCCGTCGTCCACAAAATCTCTGTGGTTGGCTGGAACGCTGCCGACACGACTTGAAACCAATACATGGACCAAAAGCGTATTGTTTCCAAGCTCGGTCTTATTCTAAGCGATAAATCGCTAAGAATAATTTGGCGGCTGAGCCACCACAGAGATTTTGCTCCCGACTAGTTTTCATTTCTATTTCTTGATAGTCTTAAATTTAATTTGATTGAATATCGGTATCTTTTATCTCAATTATTTGAATAAAATAAGAGAAAAAAGCACTGCCTAGTCAGGGTCAAACGGACGACAAAACTCTAAATAAAACCTGCATTTGGAGGGACTTTTTTTTATGAATAAGAATCATCGGATTTTTTATCTAGATTTTATCCGTGTTATCGCTATTTTCTTAGTGGTTTTTATCCACGTCTCTGCTATCGACACTACTTTGAATGTCGGCAGTGGACAGTGGCAGATCACTAAAATTTTAAATTACTTTGCTCACATTAGTGTGCCGGTCTTCTTTATGATTTCTGGTTCACTCTTGCTCAACAGCAAAAAAACTACTTCTTTAAGCTACACTTGGAAAAAAAGGATTCCGCATGTAGCTATTCCATTTATCATGTGGTCGGTCATTTCACCGATTGTGGTTGGGATTTATGCTCATTCGTTGTCACTTACCAATGTGATTAGTTCGGTTAAAACTATTCTTTACCAACCAACTTCTCCAACTCTTTGGTTCATGTATCCTTTAGTTGGAATTTATATTCTTTCTCCAGTAATCAGAACTTTCGTCGAACACGCTTCAAATGAGATGCTGATTTACGTTACTGGAATTTGGTTAGTGACTTGTTCACTTTTACCATCCCTAGCGGTTATGTTGCCTAAGGATTATACGAAGATTCTCACTCTATCACCAGTAGCTAATTTCTTCTTAGTTGGAGGTTTCACTGGATACTTCATTTTGGGATATCTACTAACTAAGT contains:
- a CDS encoding type II CAAX prenyl endopeptidase Rce1 family protein — its product is MRVGESPGTDFVRYLIWIAFSIVTLMLKNNAANSKGLDMPIVIAFFVVGLITLFLMIRKYIREEKSFSDTADGFVYSLLSNAGLVSLMIILVCLMRIMVSYLQITGKLPKFANDDISSAEQSVFVFNMVANVFVVAVQQQLVQTGFFFNYFFRKSSAYSAIMGILLSGIIAGLISLPGSLLQFFMMMALGWCYALTYLYTKDEKIAIFVAMVSAAVGTIII
- a CDS encoding acyltransferase — encoded protein: MNKNHRIFYLDFIRVIAIFLVVFIHVSAIDTTLNVGSGQWQITKILNYFAHISVPVFFMISGSLLLNSKKTTSLSYTWKKRIPHVAIPFIMWSVISPIVVGIYAHSLSLTNVISSVKTILYQPTSPTLWFMYPLVGIYILSPVIRTFVEHASNEMLIYVTGIWLVTCSLLPSLAVMLPKDYTKILTLSPVANFFLVGGFTGYFILGYLLTKLNVEKTNNLILLIIFLIAGFGGNFISEAVPRIFDSSNGYYVTSIYIPIMSVAAFILLQKWGSKIKSNTTIKTFEFLSPLVFGVYLIHNLLILFIEPWFMNHVAIHGLAATFLRYVVVLVLSIIIIWILNWIPGINYLLTGNSKKRK